From Lagopus muta isolate bLagMut1 chromosome 28, bLagMut1 primary, whole genome shotgun sequence, a single genomic window includes:
- the LOC125685535 gene encoding uncharacterized protein LOC125685535 has translation MPPPASAYCISQQAVRLDVTLSRDAGRRGVGRKRGPEAGAAAEAEPTGGGAAMVSGKQLADFGYKAFSGSMMLLTAYGGYLCGVRAYRLLQNRRARQASAGPES, from the exons ATGCCGCCTCCCGCCTCGGCGTACTGCATCTCCCAGCAGGCGGTGCGGCTTGACGTCACTCTCTCACGTGACGCGGGGAGGCGGGGCGTCGGGCGGAAGCGCGGCCCTGAGGCAGGCGCGGCGGCGGAAGCGGAGCCGACGGGCGGTG GAGCGGCCATGGTGTCCGGCAAGCAGCTGGCTGATTTCGGCTACAAGGCCTTCTCCGGTTCCATGATGCTGCTGACGGCGTACGGCGGGTACCTGTGCGGCGTCCGGGCCTACCGCTTGCTGCAGAACCGCCGCGCCCGGCAGGCCTCGGCCGGCCCCGAGAGCTGA
- the GPD1 gene encoding glycerol-3-phosphate dehydrogenase [NAD(+)], cytoplasmic: MGGKKVCIVGSGNWGSAIAKIVGSNAARLGTFENTVNMWVLEEEVGGRRLTEIINTEHENVKYLPGHKLPHNVVAEPDLVKACSEADILLFVVPHQFIGKVCDQIKAHVKKGAIGMSLIKGVDEGPDGLRLISDIIHEKLGIEMSVLMGANIASEVADEKFCETTIGCKNVQYGQILKELMQTPNFRVTVVQEADTVEICGALKNVVAVGAGFCDGLGFGDNTKAAVIRLGLMEMISFAKIFCKGPVTPSTFLESCGIADLITTCYGGRNRKVAEAFAKTGKSIEQLEKEMLNGQKLQGPQTSAELHHILKTKNVVDKFPLFTAVYQICYEGKPVSDVIKCLQNHPEHM; the protein is encoded by the exons ACGGTGAACATGTgggtgctggaggaggaggtgggcgGCCGGCGGCTCACCGAGATCATAAACACCGAGCACGAGAACGTCAAGTACCTGCCGGGGCACAAACTGCCCCACAACGTG GTGGCAGAGCCCGACCTGGTGAAAGCTTGCTCTGAGGCTGACATCCTCCTGTTCGTGGTGCCCCATCAGTTCATCGGCAAAGTCTGTGACCAGATCAAGGCCCACGTGAAGAAAGGTGCTATTGGGATGTCACTCATCAAG GGGGTGGATGAAGGACCAGATGGGCTGAGGTTGATCTCAGACATCATCCACGAGAAACTGGGAATTGAGATGAGTGTCCTCATGGGGGCCAACATTGCCAGTGAAGTGGCAGATGAGAAGTTCTGCGAAACAACCATCG GCTGTAAGAATGTACAGTATGGGCAGATCCTGAAGGAGCTGATGCAGACACCGAACTTTCGGGTCACAGTGGTGCAGGAAGCTGACACTGTAGAGATCTGTGGTGCTCTGAAG aACGTTGTGGCTGTAGGGGCTGGTTTCTGCGATGGTCTTGGCTTTGGAGACAATACAAAGGCTGCCGTTATCCGTCTGGGGCTGATGGAGATGATTAGCTTCGCCAAGATCTTCTGCAAGGGCCCCGTCACCCCTTCCACCTTCTTGGAGAGCTGTGGGATCGCTGATCTCATCACCACCTGCTACGGTGGTCGCAACCGAAAAGTGGCCGAGGCTTTTGCCAAGACTGGGAag TCTATTGAGCAGCTGGAGAAGGAGATGTTGAATGGGCAGAAGCTGCAAGGTCCCCAGACGTCTGCTGAGCTGCATCACATCCTTAAAACGAAGAACGTGGTGGATAA GTTCCCCCTCTTCACAGCTGTCTATCAGATCTGCTATGAGGGCAAACCTGTTTCTGACGTCATCAAGTGTCTCCAGAACCACCCTGAGCACATGTAA